A part of Perca fluviatilis chromosome 15, GENO_Pfluv_1.0, whole genome shotgun sequence genomic DNA contains:
- the gh1 gene encoding somatotropin yields MERAVLLLSLLSLGVSSQPITDGQRLFSIAVSRVQHLHLLAQRIFSEFESSLQTEEQRQLNKIFLQDFCNSDYIISPIDKHETQRSSVLKLLSISYRLVESWEFPSRSLSGGSVSRNQISPKLSELKTGILLLIKASEDGAELFPDSSALQLAPYGNYYQSLSTDESLRRTYELLACFKKDMHKVETYLTVAKCRLSPEANCTL; encoded by the exons ATGGAAAGAG ctgTCCTCCTGCTGTCACTGCTGTCTTTGGGCGTGTCCTCACAGCCAATCACCGACGGCCAGCGTCTGTTCTCCATCGCTGTCAGCAGAGTTCAGCACCTCCACCTGCTCGCTCAGAGAATCTTCTCAGAATTT gAGAGCTCTCTGCAGACGGAGGAGCAGCGTCAACTCAACAAAATCTTCCTACAGGATTTCTGCAACTCTGATTACATCATCAGCCCCATCGACAAACACGAGACACAACGCAGCTCT GTGTTGAAGCTGTTGTCCATCTCCTATCGTTTGGTCGAGTCCTGGGAGTTTCCGAGTCGTTCTCTATCTGGAGGTTCAGTTTCCAGAAACCAGATTTCCCCCAAACTGTCGGAACTGAAGACGGGAATCCTGCTGCTCatcaag GCCAGCGAGGACGGCGCTGAGCTTTTCCCCGACAGCTCGGCTCTGCAGCTGGCGCCGTATGGAAACTATTACCAAAGTCTGAGCACTGACGAGTCACTGCGCAGAACCTATGAACTGCTGGCCTGCTTCAAGAAAGACATGCACAAG GTGGAGACGTACCTGACGGTGGCGAAATGTCGACTCTCTCCAGAAGCTAACTGCACCCTGTAG